Proteins found in one Pseudorasbora parva isolate DD20220531a chromosome 11, ASM2467924v1, whole genome shotgun sequence genomic segment:
- the stc2a gene encoding stanniocalcin-2a translates to MLIRFALALLLVSVLGEVVGTDNVDVHESHPEKPASQKGRLSLQNTAEIQHCLVSAGDVGCGVFECFENNSCEIRGLQEICMTFLHNAGKFDSQGKSFIKDALKCMAHGLRHKFSCISRKCLAIKEMVFQLQRECYMKHNLCSAAKDNVNVMVEMIHFQDLFPKGPYVELVNILLGCGEEVKEAITRSVRLQCEQNWGALCDSLSFCTSITAAPAPGGLERRSEGEHPKGARQGDKDKPGRVGFSTHTRIRSQGPRRASSDAVAEQEDSKISDIRR, encoded by the exons ATGTTGATCAGATTTGCACTAGCCTTGCTACTTGTCTCCGTCTTGGGGGAAGTGGTAGGAACGGATAATGTTGATGTTCACGAGAGTCACCCCGAGAAACCGGCCAGTCAGAAGGGACGTCTCTCCTTACAAAATACAG CTGAgattcagcattgtcttgtGAGCGCGGGAGACGTGGGCTGCGGTGTGTTCGAGTGTTTCGAGAACAACTCCTGTGAAATCCGCGGCCTCCAGGAAATCTGCATGACATTCCTGCACAATGCTGGCAAGTTTGACTCGCAG GGCAAGTCCTTCATCAAGGATGCTCTAAAGTGCATGGCTCACGGTTTAAGGCACAAGTTCAGCTGCATCAGCCGAAAATGCCTGGCCATAAAGGAGATGGTCTTCCAGCTTCAACGGGAATGCTACATGAAACACAACCTCTGCTCAGCTGCTAAAGACAATGTCAATGTCATGGTGGAGATGATACATTTCCAAGACTTATTTCCCAAAGG GCCGTACGTTGAGCTGGTGAACATCTTGCTCGGCTGCGGAGAGGAGGTGAAGGAAGCCATTACCCGGAGCGTGCGTCTGCAGTGCGAGCAGAACTGGGGCGCTCTGTGCGACAGCCTGAGCTTCTGCACATCCATCACCGCCGCTCCAGCGCCAGGCGGCCTTGAGCGGCGTTCGGAGGGGGAGCACCCCAAGGGCGCTCGACAGGGAGACAAGGACAAACCTGGCAGGGTCGGGTTCAGTACCCACACGAGGATTCGGAGCCAAGGCCCGCGGCGCGCCAGTTCCGATGCCGTCGCCGAGCAGGAAGACTCGAAAATCAGTGACATTCGGAGGTGA